A window of Melopsittacus undulatus isolate bMelUnd1 chromosome 2, bMelUnd1.mat.Z, whole genome shotgun sequence contains these coding sequences:
- the GPR34 gene encoding probable G-protein coupled receptor 34 — MMGAASADLLTIIPHKEDFWSNLPNLALNASETQNNATCSLEDNSLSLALIVFYSIIFVVGLVGNIIALFAFLCIHQKRNSIQVYLLNVAIADLLLIFCLPFRILYHVIKNTWLFGLILCKIVGTLFYMNMYISIVLLGLISLDRYVKINKSVKHPKMLTTRRSIHICCMVWAIALTGFIIVVAPSFFESENSNSTMCFHYRNKHNAKTEAILNYVIVIIFWIVFFLLILSYVKIAKNLLKISRKRANFPNAGKYIQTARNSFIVLIIFTICFVPYHIFRFVYITSQLQNPSCHWKEIIHKCNEVMLIFSSFNSCLDPVMYFLMSRSVRKTVFQLICRRLHGDSGLALESTSEIKLGQYTQERFSTTTPHSSSLKKKSLI, encoded by the coding sequence ATGATGGGTGCAGCTTCAGCTGATTTACTGACCATTATTCCACACAAGGAGGACTTTTGGAGTAACCTACCTAACCTAGCCCTAAATGCCTCAGAAACTCAGAACAATGCCACTTGTTCCTTGGAAGACAACTCACTGTCACTTGCTTTGATAGttttttactctattatttttgttgttggatTGGTTGGAAATATTATAGCcctgtttgctttcctgtgCATTCATCAGAAAAGGAATTCTATCCAAGTTTACTTGCTAAATGTAGCCATTGCAGACCTTTTGCTGATCTTCTGTCTTCCCTTCCGAATACTCTATCATGTTATCAAAAACACCTGGCTGTTTGGACTGATTTTATGCAAGATTGTAGGAACTCTATTTTATATGAACATGTATATTAGCATAGTACTATTGGGACTAATCAGCCTAGATCgttatgtaaaaataaataagtctGTGAAGCACCCTAAAATGTTAACTACTAGACGAAGTATACATATCTGTTGCATGGTGTGGGCAATCGCACTAACAGGATTTATAATAGTAGTTGCACCATCTTTCTTTGAGAGTGAGAACAGCAATTCTACTATGTGCTTTCATTACCGAAATAAACACAATGCAAAGACAGAAGCAATTTTAAACTATGTTATTGTAATCATTTTTTGgatagtttttttccttttgatacTTTCGTATGTTAAAATTGCTAAGAACCTCCTGAAAATTTCgaggaaaagagcaaatttTCCCAATGCAGGAAAATACATCCAGACAGCAAGAAACTCCTTCATTGTGCTCATTATTTTCACCATCTGTTTTGTTCCTTACCACATATTCCGGTTTGTCTACATCACATCACAGTTACAAAATCCATCTTGTCATTGGAAGGAAATAATTCACAAATGCAACGAGGTGATGCTCATATTCTCATCTTTTAACAGCTGCTTAGACCCAGTTATGTATTTCCTAATGTCCAGAAGTGTCCGTAAGACTGTATTCCAACTTATCTGCAGAAGACTTCATGGAGATTCAGGCCTAGCACTGGAaagtacttcagaaataaaacttggACAATATACACAGGAGCGATTTTCTACTACCACTCCCCACTCAAgttctttaaagaagaaatctcTGATTTGA
- the GPR82 gene encoding probable G-protein coupled receptor 82, which translates to MRNSTCLLQPSLATTVALPVIYSCLFPAGSFGNILAAWIFSRQAHIKRTQYIYLANLVTANLLICSTMPFLAAYFARGYQWTYDCVACRIANHLGTLIMHVSMYVTIIILCSIALSQYATLKKNSDVQYSQAVNENFYRCVLAKFRQPKFAKYLCIVIWLIVLCITIIAIIHNIQARTKEEFHRCYNIRVEAGEFAAMIAAFVATSCFFVSFMTVVLSYYSLTRHLNKIQKNTCIGEKHLIYSTVKRNIFVIQMILTVCFLPYHIFRPIFYVLLTNNDCPRLSYLVEIKNFLTCLAAAKSSLDPVITLLLDKTFKKSLYGLFTKATPPEHRKRKTGIFTEETLEM; encoded by the coding sequence ATGAGAAATTCAACATGTCTTCTTCAGCCATCACTAGCTACTACTGTAGCTCTACCAGTCATCTACTCTTGCCTATTTCCTGCTGGAAGTTTTGGAAATATTCTTGCTGCCTGGATATTTTCAAGGCAAGCACACATAAAAAGAACACAATACATTTACCTGGCAAACCTCGTCACTGCAAATTTACTTATATGTAGCACAATGCCATTTCTGGCTGCCTATTTTGCAAGAGGGTACCAATGGACTTACGACTGTGTAGCATGCAGAATAGCAAATCACCTTGGAACTCTTATTATGCACGTCAGTATGTATGTTACGATTATAATTTTATGTTCAATTGCTCTAAGTCAGTAtgcaacactgaagaaaaacagtgatgTACAATACTCTCAAGCAGTTAATGAAAACTTCTATAGGTGTGTACTTGCAAAGTTTCGTCAGCCAAAATTTGCTAAATATTTGTGCATCGTTATATGGCTTATTGTGCTCTGCATAACAATAATAGCTATAATACATAACATCCAGGCAAGGACTAAGGAAGAATTTCACAGATGCTACAACATCAGGGTAGAAGCTGGTGAATTTGCTGCAATGATTGCAGCTTTTGTTGCCACTTCATGtttttttgtatcttttatGACAGTGGTGTTGTCATACTATTCTCTTACCAGACATctgaataaaatacagaaaaatacatgtattgGAGAAAAACACCTAATTTACAGTACCgtgaaaaggaacatttttgtCATCCAGATGATACTAACTGTCTGCTTTCTTCCATATCATATTTTTAGGCCAATTTTTTATGTTCTGCTTACAAATAATGACTGCCCAAGGTTAAGCTATTTAGTGGAAATTAAGAATTTCCTTACTTGTCTTGCTGCTGCAAAGAGCAGTTTAGATCCAGTTATAACCCTTCTGTTAgataaaacatttaagaaaagtCTCTATGGCCTGTTTACAAAAGCCACGCCACCGGAACACCGCAAACGTAAAACTGGTATTTTCACTGAAGAGACTCTTGAAATGTGA